In Dermacentor silvarum isolate Dsil-2018 chromosome 2, BIME_Dsil_1.4, whole genome shotgun sequence, the following proteins share a genomic window:
- the LOC125942941 gene encoding uncharacterized protein LOC125942941, with translation MAGYASPPQFEEATDHWPAYLVRLEAFFEGNGITEEKKKRTLLIAGLSTHTVAVVSGRCAPTKPVPAMAAARIQRWALQLSTYSYIVKFKDGKANVPADALSRLPRAAPSREVSGDEDGAGKTPAMLLMGRELRSRLDNLLPSETERDSYPFANDFLQKDEPIWVRNYGCLGDPWTQARVQTTEGSRMVTAEGPEGELMRRHLDQVKPRVVVQDSEQVQPRLSAEGDRAIDKTASADTTDGTTTLGLRRSTRSRRPPDRFSP, from the exons ATGGCCGGATACGCAAGCCCACCACAGTTCGAGGAAGCTACGGACCACTGGCCGGCATATCTAGTGCGGCTAGAAGCTTTCTTCGAAGGCAACGGCATCacggaagaaaagaagaagcgaACATTGCTCATAGCAGGGCTGAGCACCCACACTGTGGCCGTCGTCAGTGGACGCTGCGCGCCAACAAAG CCGGttccagccatggcggccgcccGCATACAACGGTGGGCCCTCCAGTTGAGCACGTACTCCTACATCGTCAAGTTCAAAGACGGCAAGGCGAATGTTCCGGCGGACGCACTCAGCCGCCTGCCACGGGCAGCACCTTCCAGGGAAGTGTCCGGAGACGAGGACGGCGC CGGAAAAACGCCGGCTATGCTGCTGATGGGGCGTGAGCTACGCTCCCGATTAGACAATTTGTTGCCGTCAGAAACAGAGCGCGACAGTTACCCCTTTGCCAATGATTTCTTGCAGAAGGATGAACCAATTTGGGTGCGAAACTACGGTTGCCTCGGAGACCCATGGACTCAAGCACGGGTCCAAACAACAGAGGGGTCGCGTATGGTGACCGCCGAGGGACCAGAGGGCGAACTAATGCGACGACACTTGGACCAAGTGAAACCGCGTGTTGTGGTGCAGGACTCTGAGCAAGTGCAGCCGCGTCTCTCAGCCGAAGGTGACAGAGCCATCGACAAGACCGCTAGTGCTGATACGACGGATGGGACCACAACCCTGGGACTACGAAGGTCGACCCGTTCGAGACGTCCCCCTGACAGGTTCTCACCTTAA